A window from Theobroma cacao cultivar B97-61/B2 chromosome 3, Criollo_cocoa_genome_V2, whole genome shotgun sequence encodes these proteins:
- the LOC18604117 gene encoding carbon catabolite repressor protein 4 homolog 5 isoform X1: MRKKGRRQHPEEQSCATVKRKHTHFEQFHYNKQTKRLKWVSTETKTATLKPDPVRNLPVSNNGFEAIRPCTSSSRRHNKRRKRSNCSSLEGSRKWVFSSRNCSNYKDKLVIVSYNILAAENVAKHPDLYLDVPPKFLEWSRRKDLISEEVNRYNASILCFQEVDRFKDLDDLLQKDGFKGVYKARTGNGCDGCALFWKDKIKSYSEHRFTLLQEENIDFQDFGLRNNVAQLCVLKINQHQLECDSCRKQSKLTPMQSRSLLVGNIHALFNPNRGDIKLGQVRLFLEKAYKLSQEWGSIPVILVGDFNSIPQSAIYQFLASSELNIQLHDRRRISGQLEYPSQGREIRAQNKYTARRHVWMPVSRQLSHRWSDEELVLATGDEGVTHLQHKLKLCSAYAGIPGSSRTRDSHGEPLATSYHSKFMGTVDYIWHTGELVPVRVLETLPINILRRNASLPNERLGSDHLALVCELAFADGHKGA; this comes from the exons atgaGAAAGAAGGGCCGCCGGCAACATCCGGAGGAGCAGTCATGCGCCACCGTTAAGCGGAAGCATACTCACTTTGAACAATTTCATTATAACAAACAAACCAAGAGGCTAAAATGGGTGTCAACCGAAACCAAAACCGCCACGTTGAAACCCGACCCGGTTCGAAACCTGCCGGTTTCGAATAACGGTTTCGAAGCCATTCGTCCATGCACTTCTTCGTCTCGGAGGCACAATAAGAGGCGAAAGAGAAGCAATTGCAGCAGTTTAGAAGGTTCTCGCAAGTGGGTCTTCTCTTCCCGCAATTGTTCTAATTATAAAG ATAAACTTGTCATTGTTTCATATAATATACTTGCTGCGGAAAATGTGGCAAAGCATCCCGACTTGTATCTTGATGTTCCACCAAAGTTCTTGGAGTGGAGCAGACGTAAAGACCTAATATCTGAGGAGGTCAATCGTTACAATGCAAGCATCCTGTGCTTTCAG GAGGTTGACCGCTTTAAGGATTTAGATGATCTTCTTCAGAAAGATGGCTTTAAAGGTGTTTACAAG GCTCGCACAGGTAATGGATGTGATGGTTGTGCTCTATTCTGGAAAGATAAAAT AAAGTCATACTCTGAACACAGATTTACCCTTTTGcaagaagaaaatatagaCTTCCAGGATTTTGGCCTTCGTAACAATGTTGCTCAACTTTGTGTCTTGAAG ATAAATCAACATCAATTAGAGTGTGATTCATGTAGAAAACAATCAAA GCTAACACCCATGCAAAGTCGAAGCTTATTGGTTGGAAATATACATGCACTGTTCAACCCAAACCGTGGAGATATCAAGCTAGGCCAG GTGCGGCTATTTCTTGAGAAGGCTTACAAGCTATCACAAGAATGGGGCAGCATCCCTGTTATACTTGTTGGAGATTTTAATAGCATTCCTCAG AGTGCTATTTATCAATTTCTGGCATCATCTGAG CTTAATATCCAACTCCATGATCGCCGAAGGATTTCTGGGCAGCTTGAATATCCATCACAGGGCAGAGAAATCAGAGCTCAAAATAAGTATACTGCAAg GCGCCATGTTTGGATGCCTGTCTCCAGGCAGTTATCACATAGGTGGAGTGATGAAGAATTAGTGCTTGCAACTGGCGATGAAGGTGTCACTCATCTGCAGCACAAATTGAAACTTTGCAGTGCTTATGCCGGGATTCCT GGGAGCAGCAGAACAAGAGATAGTCATGGGGAGCCCTTGGCAACTTCATACCACTCTAAGTTTATGGGAACTGTAGATTATATATG GCATACTGGTGAACTTGTTCCTGTGAGAGTTCTTGAAACATTACCCATTAATATATTGAGAAGAAATGCAAGCCTTCCCAATGAG AGATTGGGTAGCGACCATCTTGCTCTTGTATGTGAACTGGCCTTTGCTGATGGTCACAAGGGAGCCTGA
- the LOC18604117 gene encoding carbon catabolite repressor protein 4 homolog 5 isoform X2 yields the protein MRKKGRRQHPEEQSCATVKRKHTHFEQFHYNKQTKRLKWVSTETKTATLKPDPVRNLPVSNNGFEAIRPCTSSSRRHNKRRKRSNCSSLEGSRKWVFSSRNCSNYKDKLVIVSYNILAAENVAKHPDLYLDVPPKFLEWSRRKDLISEEVNRYNASILCFQEVDRFKDLDDLLQKDGFKGVYKARTGNGCDGCALFWKDKIKSYSEHRFTLLQEENIDFQDFGLRNNVAQLCVLKINQHQLECDSCRKQSKLTPMQSRSLLVGNIHALFNPNRGDIKLGQVRLFLEKAYKLSQEWGSIPVILVGDFNSIPQSAIYQFLASSELNIQLHDRRRISGQLEYPSQGREIRAQNKRHVWMPVSRQLSHRWSDEELVLATGDEGVTHLQHKLKLCSAYAGIPGSSRTRDSHGEPLATSYHSKFMGTVDYIWHTGELVPVRVLETLPINILRRNASLPNERLGSDHLALVCELAFADGHKGA from the exons atgaGAAAGAAGGGCCGCCGGCAACATCCGGAGGAGCAGTCATGCGCCACCGTTAAGCGGAAGCATACTCACTTTGAACAATTTCATTATAACAAACAAACCAAGAGGCTAAAATGGGTGTCAACCGAAACCAAAACCGCCACGTTGAAACCCGACCCGGTTCGAAACCTGCCGGTTTCGAATAACGGTTTCGAAGCCATTCGTCCATGCACTTCTTCGTCTCGGAGGCACAATAAGAGGCGAAAGAGAAGCAATTGCAGCAGTTTAGAAGGTTCTCGCAAGTGGGTCTTCTCTTCCCGCAATTGTTCTAATTATAAAG ATAAACTTGTCATTGTTTCATATAATATACTTGCTGCGGAAAATGTGGCAAAGCATCCCGACTTGTATCTTGATGTTCCACCAAAGTTCTTGGAGTGGAGCAGACGTAAAGACCTAATATCTGAGGAGGTCAATCGTTACAATGCAAGCATCCTGTGCTTTCAG GAGGTTGACCGCTTTAAGGATTTAGATGATCTTCTTCAGAAAGATGGCTTTAAAGGTGTTTACAAG GCTCGCACAGGTAATGGATGTGATGGTTGTGCTCTATTCTGGAAAGATAAAAT AAAGTCATACTCTGAACACAGATTTACCCTTTTGcaagaagaaaatatagaCTTCCAGGATTTTGGCCTTCGTAACAATGTTGCTCAACTTTGTGTCTTGAAG ATAAATCAACATCAATTAGAGTGTGATTCATGTAGAAAACAATCAAA GCTAACACCCATGCAAAGTCGAAGCTTATTGGTTGGAAATATACATGCACTGTTCAACCCAAACCGTGGAGATATCAAGCTAGGCCAG GTGCGGCTATTTCTTGAGAAGGCTTACAAGCTATCACAAGAATGGGGCAGCATCCCTGTTATACTTGTTGGAGATTTTAATAGCATTCCTCAG AGTGCTATTTATCAATTTCTGGCATCATCTGAG CTTAATATCCAACTCCATGATCGCCGAAGGATTTCTGGGCAGCTTGAATATCCATCACAGGGCAGAGAAATCAGAGCTCAAAATAA GCGCCATGTTTGGATGCCTGTCTCCAGGCAGTTATCACATAGGTGGAGTGATGAAGAATTAGTGCTTGCAACTGGCGATGAAGGTGTCACTCATCTGCAGCACAAATTGAAACTTTGCAGTGCTTATGCCGGGATTCCT GGGAGCAGCAGAACAAGAGATAGTCATGGGGAGCCCTTGGCAACTTCATACCACTCTAAGTTTATGGGAACTGTAGATTATATATG GCATACTGGTGAACTTGTTCCTGTGAGAGTTCTTGAAACATTACCCATTAATATATTGAGAAGAAATGCAAGCCTTCCCAATGAG AGATTGGGTAGCGACCATCTTGCTCTTGTATGTGAACTGGCCTTTGCTGATGGTCACAAGGGAGCCTGA
- the LOC18604117 gene encoding carbon catabolite repressor protein 4 homolog 5 isoform X3, with amino-acid sequence MRKKGRRQHPEEQSCATVKRKHTHFEQFHYNKQTKRLKWVSTETKTATLKPDPVRNLPVSNNGFEAIRPCTSSSRRHNKRRKRSNCSSLEGSRKWVFSSRNCSNYKDKLVIVSYNILAAENVAKHPDLYLDVPPKFLEWSRRKDLISEEVNRYNASILCFQEVDRFKDLDDLLQKDGFKGVYKARTGNGCDGCALFWKDKIFTLLQEENIDFQDFGLRNNVAQLCVLKINQHQLECDSCRKQSKLTPMQSRSLLVGNIHALFNPNRGDIKLGQVRLFLEKAYKLSQEWGSIPVILVGDFNSIPQSAIYQFLASSELNIQLHDRRRISGQLEYPSQGREIRAQNKYTARRHVWMPVSRQLSHRWSDEELVLATGDEGVTHLQHKLKLCSAYAGIPGSSRTRDSHGEPLATSYHSKFMGTVDYIWHTGELVPVRVLETLPINILRRNASLPNERLGSDHLALVCELAFADGHKGA; translated from the exons atgaGAAAGAAGGGCCGCCGGCAACATCCGGAGGAGCAGTCATGCGCCACCGTTAAGCGGAAGCATACTCACTTTGAACAATTTCATTATAACAAACAAACCAAGAGGCTAAAATGGGTGTCAACCGAAACCAAAACCGCCACGTTGAAACCCGACCCGGTTCGAAACCTGCCGGTTTCGAATAACGGTTTCGAAGCCATTCGTCCATGCACTTCTTCGTCTCGGAGGCACAATAAGAGGCGAAAGAGAAGCAATTGCAGCAGTTTAGAAGGTTCTCGCAAGTGGGTCTTCTCTTCCCGCAATTGTTCTAATTATAAAG ATAAACTTGTCATTGTTTCATATAATATACTTGCTGCGGAAAATGTGGCAAAGCATCCCGACTTGTATCTTGATGTTCCACCAAAGTTCTTGGAGTGGAGCAGACGTAAAGACCTAATATCTGAGGAGGTCAATCGTTACAATGCAAGCATCCTGTGCTTTCAG GAGGTTGACCGCTTTAAGGATTTAGATGATCTTCTTCAGAAAGATGGCTTTAAAGGTGTTTACAAG GCTCGCACAGGTAATGGATGTGATGGTTGTGCTCTATTCTGGAAAGATAAAAT ATTTACCCTTTTGcaagaagaaaatatagaCTTCCAGGATTTTGGCCTTCGTAACAATGTTGCTCAACTTTGTGTCTTGAAG ATAAATCAACATCAATTAGAGTGTGATTCATGTAGAAAACAATCAAA GCTAACACCCATGCAAAGTCGAAGCTTATTGGTTGGAAATATACATGCACTGTTCAACCCAAACCGTGGAGATATCAAGCTAGGCCAG GTGCGGCTATTTCTTGAGAAGGCTTACAAGCTATCACAAGAATGGGGCAGCATCCCTGTTATACTTGTTGGAGATTTTAATAGCATTCCTCAG AGTGCTATTTATCAATTTCTGGCATCATCTGAG CTTAATATCCAACTCCATGATCGCCGAAGGATTTCTGGGCAGCTTGAATATCCATCACAGGGCAGAGAAATCAGAGCTCAAAATAAGTATACTGCAAg GCGCCATGTTTGGATGCCTGTCTCCAGGCAGTTATCACATAGGTGGAGTGATGAAGAATTAGTGCTTGCAACTGGCGATGAAGGTGTCACTCATCTGCAGCACAAATTGAAACTTTGCAGTGCTTATGCCGGGATTCCT GGGAGCAGCAGAACAAGAGATAGTCATGGGGAGCCCTTGGCAACTTCATACCACTCTAAGTTTATGGGAACTGTAGATTATATATG GCATACTGGTGAACTTGTTCCTGTGAGAGTTCTTGAAACATTACCCATTAATATATTGAGAAGAAATGCAAGCCTTCCCAATGAG AGATTGGGTAGCGACCATCTTGCTCTTGTATGTGAACTGGCCTTTGCTGATGGTCACAAGGGAGCCTGA